One Chanodichthys erythropterus isolate Z2021 chromosome 10, ASM2448905v1, whole genome shotgun sequence DNA segment encodes these proteins:
- the mcm2 gene encoding DNA replication licensing factor MCM2, whose product MADSSESFHMATSPSRGSRRGDLTSSPGRDLPPFEDESEGILGDNIPDEEDGDGEELIGDGMERDYRAIPELDRYEAEGLDEDEDLSELSPGARAEAEAAMRRRDREQDLGLGRIGRGLLYDSEDEDDKRPTKRQRTLAERAADGVAMEGEDEEMIESIENLEDMKGHTVREWVSMAAPRLEIYHRFKNFLRTHVDEHGHNVFKERISDMCKENKESLLVNYEELASREHVLAYFLPEAPAEMLKIFDEAAKEVVLAMYPKYDRIAHEIHVRIGNLPLVEELRSLRQLHLNQLIRTSGVVTSCTGVLPQLGMVKYNCNKCNFILGPFFQSQNQEVKPGSCPECQSLGPFEINMEQTVYQNYQRITIQESPGKVAAGRLPRSKDAILLADLVDTCKPGDEIELTGIYHNNYDGSLNMANGFPVFATVILANHIARKDEGVAVAELTDEDIKAIMALSKDERIGERIFASIGPSIYGHEDIKRGLALALFGGEAKNPGGKHKVRGDINVLLCGDPGTAKSQFLKYVEKVASRAVFTTGQGASAVGLTAYVQRHPVSREWTLEAGALVLADRGVCLIDEFDKMNDQDRTSIHEAMEQQSISISKAGIVTSLQARCTVIAAANPIGGRYDPSLTFSENVDLTEPIISRFDVLCVVRDTVDPVQDEMLARFVVGSHIKHHPSNKEGGVAGLEEVLLPNTSDAPPIPQELLRKYIMYAKERVRPKLNQMDQDKVARIYSDLRKESMATGSIPITVRHIESMIRMAEAHARMHLRDYVLEDDVNMAIRVMLESFIDTQKFSVMRSMRKTFARYLAFRRDNNELLLFILKQLISEQVAYQRNRYGAQQDNIEIPEKDLVDKARQINIHSLSAFYDSDLFRSNKFSHDAKKKLIVQQF is encoded by the exons ATGGCG GATTCATCAGAGTCATTTCACATGGCCACCAGCCCCAGTCGTGGCTCTCGGCGGGGTGACCTGACCTCCAGCCCCGGCAGAGACCTGCCTCCATTTGAGGACGAGTCCGAGGGGATTCTGGGAGACAATATTCCTGATGAGGAGGACGGAGATGGAGAGGAGCTGATCGGAGATGGGATGGAGAG AGACTACCGCGCCATCCCAGAACTGGACCGTTATGAAGCGGAGGGTCTGGACGAGGATGAAGATCTCAGTGAACTTTCACCCGGCGCTCGGGCGGAAGCAGAAGCGGCCATGAGACGGCGGGACCGAGAACAGGACCTTGGTCTGGGCCGCATCGGACGCGGACTCCTCTACG ACAGTGAAGACGAGGATGACAAACGGCCCACCAAGAGGCAGCGGACTCTTGCGGAAAGGGCAGCCGATGGCGTGGCGATGGAGGGCGAGGATGAAGAGATGATCGAAAGCATTGAGAACCTGGAGGATATGAAGGGCCACACGGTCAGGGAGTGGGTCTCAATGGCCGCCCCGAGACTTGAGATCTACCACCGCTTCAAGAACTTCCTGCGCACACATGTGGATGAGCACGGACACAACGTCTTCAAAGAGCGCATCAGCGACATGTGCAAAG AAAATAAGGAGAGTTTGCTGGTGAACTACGAAGAGTTGGCGTCTAGGGAGCATGTGCTGGCGTATTTTTTGCCAGAGGCTCCCGCTGAGATGCTGAAGATCTTCGACGAAGCTGCGAAAGAGGTGGTGCTGGCCATGTACCCCAAATACGACCGAATCGCACATGAAATCCACGTCCGTATCGGCAACCTGCCACTGGTGGAAGAACTTCGATCGCTCAG GCAGCTTCATCTGAACCAGTTGATCCGCACCAGCGGGGTCGTGACCAGCTGCACTGGAGTTCTGCCGCAGCTCGGTATGGTGAAATACAACTGTAATAAGTGTAACTTCATCTTGGGTCCGTTCTTCCAGTCCCAGAACCAGGAGGTGAAGCCGGGCTCCTGTCCGGAGTGTCAGTCGCTCGGTCCCTTCGAGATAAACATGGAGCAG ACCGTGTATCAGAACTACCAGCGAATCACCATTCAGGAGAGTCCAGGGAAAGTGGCGGCAGGCCGCCTGCCTCGCTCCAAAGACGCCATCTTGCTGGCTGACTTGGTGGACACCTGCAAACCTGGAGATGAGATT GAGCTCACAGGAATCTACCACAACAACTATGACGGCTCTCTCAACATGGCTAACGGCTTCCCCGTCTTCGCCACCGTAATCCTGGCCAATCACATTGCCCGTAAGGATGAGGGCGTGGCCGTGGCGGAACTCACCGATGAAGACATCAAAGCCATCATGGCTCTGTCCAAAGACGAGCGCATCGGAGAACGG ATTTTCGCAAGTATCGGTCCTTCCATCTATGGGCACGAGGACATTAAACGCGGTCTGGCGCTTGCTCTGTTTGGTGGAGAAGCCAAGAATCCAG GCGGGAAGCACAAGGTGCGTGGCGATATTAACGTTCTCCTGTGTGGAGATCCAGGCACAGCCAAGTCCCAGTTCCTAAAGTACGTAGAAAAGGTTGCGAGCCGGGCGGTTTTCACTACAGGGCAGGGCGCATCCGCCGTGGGTCTGACTGCTTACGTGCAACGGCATCCCGTGAGTCGAGAGTGGACGCTAGAGGCGGGAGCTCTGGTGTTGGCGGACCGAGGAGTCTGTCTCATTGACGAGTTTGATAAG ATGAACGATCAGGACCGGACCAGCATCCATGAGGCCATGGAGCAGCAGAGCATCTCCATTTCTAAAGCTGGGATCGTCACATCGCTGCAGGCTCGCTGCACTGTCATCGCTGCCGCCAATCCTATCG GTGGGCGCTACGACCCGTCTCTCACGTTCTCAGAAAACGTGGACCTGACGGAGCCCATCATTTCTCGATTTGACGTTCTGTGCGTCGTAAGAGACACCGTCGACCCTGTGCAG GATGAAATGCTGGCTCGCTTTGTGGTGGGTAGCCACATCAAACATCACCCAAGCAACAAAGAAGGGGGTGTGGCTGGTCTAGAGGAAGTGTTGCTGCCAAACACCTCCGATGCCCCGCCCATTCCTCAGGAGCTGCTCAGGAAGTACATAATGTACGCGAAAGAGCGAGTGCGACCGAAACTCAATCAGATGGACCAGGACAAGGTGGCCCGAATTTACAGCGACCTTCGAAAAGAGTCTATG GCTACGGGAAGTATCCCGATCACCGTGCGTCACATAGAGTCTATGATCCGCATGGCTGAGGCTCACGCCCGCATGCACCTGCGGGACTACGTGCTGGAGGACGACGTGAACATGGCCATCCGTGTCATGCTGGAAAGCTTCATTGACACGCAGAAGTTCAGCGTGATGAGGAGCATGCGGAAG ACGTTCGCACGGTATCTGGCCTTCAGGCGAGACAACAACGAGCTGTTGCTATTCATCTTGAAGCAGCTGATTTCTGAGCAAGTGGCATATCAGCGCAATCGTTACGGAGCCCAACAGGACAACATCGAGATTCCAGAGAAGGACCTGGTGGACAAG GCCCGGCAGATTAACATCCACAGCCTGTCTGCATTTTACGACAGTGACCTGTTCCGCTCTAACAAATTCTCCCACGATGCCAAGAAAAAGCTCATCGTTCAGCAGTTCTAG